The proteins below are encoded in one region of Methylophilales bacterium:
- a CDS encoding beta-propeller fold lactonase family protein, with protein MKYVKLFFLVILLAGCGEADRGKAFITSQEGGITVIDLNSMEVAEQIDVGAGYPRGIGVTDDGKHLITANKADANLSKINYDTKEVINIDVGINPEFVRVYKNQIFVSTEPSSTGKPPAKGDMKHEEDDDDDDDRTPAKVAVVDLDKNKKVREITAGPETEGIEFSEDGSKVIVTNEADNTVTIHDFDSGDIVKTVDASDYGLRPRGIKISPNGQFYIATLEHSNNFIVLDKNFDYIKTVDTKHDVDEGDMHTGNSPYGVSFNHSGDKLYVAASGGYKKRSTLEVYDGKTFEKIDRVRTDGRRCWHFTFTPDAKDILLACGRSDEVLVIDSGSLKIKKRIPVAGIPWGIVTYPKSIGSLDQPN; from the coding sequence ATGAAATACGTTAAATTATTTTTTTTAGTAATACTGTTAGCAGGTTGTGGCGAGGCTGACAGAGGAAAGGCATTCATCACATCACAAGAGGGGGGTATCACTGTCATTGATTTAAATTCAATGGAAGTAGCTGAGCAAATAGATGTAGGTGCAGGCTATCCAAGGGGTATAGGTGTTACGGATGACGGTAAACATTTAATTACAGCCAATAAAGCTGATGCTAACTTATCAAAGATTAATTATGATACGAAGGAAGTAATAAATATTGATGTAGGGATCAACCCTGAATTTGTACGAGTATATAAAAATCAAATATTTGTTTCTACAGAACCTTCTTCAACAGGCAAGCCACCTGCAAAAGGGGATATGAAACATGAAGAAGATGACGATGACGATGATGATAGAACACCAGCAAAAGTTGCCGTTGTTGATTTAGATAAAAATAAAAAAGTAAGAGAGATTACTGCCGGACCTGAAACTGAAGGTATCGAGTTTAGTGAAGACGGTTCAAAAGTAATAGTGACTAATGAAGCTGATAATACTGTCACTATTCATGATTTTGATTCAGGAGACATCGTAAAGACAGTTGATGCTTCAGATTATGGTCTAAGACCCAGAGGAATAAAAATTTCACCAAATGGTCAATTTTATATTGCTACTTTAGAACACAGTAACAATTTTATCGTCTTAGATAAGAATTTTGATTACATTAAAACGGTTGATACTAAACATGATGTTGATGAAGGTGATATGCACACGGGTAATTCACCCTACGGTGTAAGCTTTAATCATAGTGGCGATAAGTTATATGTTGCTGCAAGTGGCGGCTATAAAAAAAGAAGTACTTTAGAGGTTTATGACGGCAAGACATTTGAGAAGATTGATAGAGTGAGAACAGATGGTAGAAGATGTTGGCATTTTACATTTACACCAGATGCTAAAGATATATTGCTAGCTTGCGGAAGGTCCGATGAAGTTTTAGTTATTGATTCAGGAAGCCTTAAAATTAAAAAAAGAATACCAGTAGCTGGTATCCCATGGGGAATAGTGACTTACCCAAAATCAATTGGAAGTTTAGATCAACCTAATTAA
- a CDS encoding oxidative damage protection protein: MARKVQCVKLNKEAEGMDFPPYPGPLGIKIFETVSKEAWAGWLKHQTMLVNENRLSLVDPQARKYLTEQTEAYFFGDGAEEASGYVPPK; the protein is encoded by the coding sequence ATGGCAAGAAAAGTTCAGTGTGTGAAGCTTAATAAAGAGGCAGAGGGTATGGATTTTCCTCCCTATCCAGGTCCGTTAGGAATTAAAATTTTTGAAACTGTATCTAAGGAAGCTTGGGCAGGTTGGTTAAAACACCAAACCATGCTTGTTAACGAAAATAGACTAAGTTTAGTCGACCCGCAAGCAAGAAAGTATTTAACAGAACAAACGGAGGCATATTTTTTTGGTGACGGTGCTGAAGAAGCCTCTGGTTACGTCCCACCAAAGTAA
- a CDS encoding cell division protein ZapA: protein MKQVEIKLLGRDFTIACPEEEEANLQKSINYLANKIDEVQKSGNIIGVDKTIIMAALNITHEFLNHDVTSSVHIVDYKKKITNLTSLVDQALES from the coding sequence ATGAAACAAGTCGAAATCAAATTATTGGGTCGAGATTTTACGATTGCATGCCCTGAAGAAGAGGAAGCCAACCTTCAGAAATCAATTAATTATTTAGCTAATAAAATTGATGAAGTTCAAAAATCAGGCAATATCATTGGCGTAGATAAAACTATTATTATGGCAGCTTTAAATATTACACATGAATTTTTGAACCATGATGTAACTTCAAGCGTCCATATTGTAGATTATAAAAAAAAGATAACGAACTTAACTTCATTAGTTGATCAAGCATTAGAAAGTTAA
- the ilvA gene encoding threonine ammonia-lyase, biosynthetic → MKNKFKDSIDNANVYDAALRTPLEKQINLSKRFKNNILLKREDLQPVFSFKIRGAYNKMKNLSDENLKNGVIACSAGNHAQGVALAAKILECKATIVMPKTTPTIKINAVESHGAKVVLHGETLHECFDRALVIQKKEGSIFVHPFDDEEVITGQGTIAKEILEDYSRPIDAIFCCVGGGGLISGIAAYIKAVKPEIKIIGVEAQGADAMTQSLKANKRVVLDSVSLFAEGAALKQVGELSFKICQQYVDEMIVVDNDEICAAIKDVFEDTRSILEPAGALAVAGVKSYIKKNNVDSKTFVATASGANMNFDRLGFVSERAEIGEERESIFAVTIPEKPGAFKDFCSLIGKRNITEFNYRYSSESSANIFVGIGVQNFDESELLMEKLKKASLDPIDLTHNEVAKLHLRHLVGGHAPEAKNEVIYRFEFPEKPGALLNFLEHMGHWNISLFHYRNHGSDIGRVLVGMQVDKESKEEFLEFLEKLGYTYINETNNEAYKIFLGKNHF, encoded by the coding sequence ATGAAAAATAAGTTTAAAGACAGTATTGATAATGCAAATGTTTATGATGCAGCCTTGAGGACACCTCTTGAAAAGCAAATAAATTTATCAAAAAGATTCAAAAATAATATTTTATTGAAGCGTGAAGACCTTCAGCCTGTTTTTTCTTTTAAAATTCGTGGCGCTTACAATAAAATGAAAAACTTAAGCGATGAGAATCTTAAAAATGGGGTGATTGCTTGTTCAGCAGGAAATCATGCTCAAGGTGTTGCGTTAGCAGCAAAAATATTAGAGTGTAAGGCAACTATAGTGATGCCAAAAACAACACCAACCATAAAAATTAATGCGGTTGAGTCGCATGGGGCGAAAGTAGTTCTTCATGGGGAAACACTTCATGAGTGCTTTGACCGCGCTTTAGTTATTCAAAAAAAAGAAGGCTCAATATTTGTTCATCCATTTGATGATGAAGAAGTTATTACCGGACAAGGAACGATAGCCAAAGAAATTTTAGAAGATTACTCTCGACCAATCGACGCTATTTTTTGTTGTGTAGGCGGCGGAGGTTTAATTTCAGGCATCGCTGCTTATATAAAAGCTGTCAAACCTGAAATAAAAATAATCGGAGTGGAAGCACAAGGTGCGGACGCGATGACACAATCTTTAAAGGCAAATAAGAGAGTTGTTTTAGATTCAGTAAGTTTATTCGCAGAAGGGGCAGCGCTAAAGCAAGTTGGAGAACTTTCCTTTAAGATTTGTCAGCAGTATGTTGATGAGATGATTGTTGTTGACAATGATGAAATATGTGCAGCAATTAAAGATGTATTTGAGGATACAAGGTCTATTTTAGAGCCTGCAGGTGCCCTAGCAGTCGCAGGGGTAAAGTCATATATTAAAAAAAATAATGTGGATTCAAAAACTTTTGTTGCGACCGCTTCTGGGGCAAATATGAATTTTGATCGTTTGGGTTTTGTTTCTGAAAGGGCAGAGATTGGTGAAGAAAGAGAATCAATTTTTGCAGTCACAATTCCTGAGAAACCAGGCGCTTTTAAAGATTTTTGTAGCTTAATAGGCAAACGAAATATTACCGAATTCAACTATCGATACTCAAGTGAATCAAGTGCTAATATTTTTGTTGGTATTGGAGTTCAAAATTTTGATGAGTCTGAGTTGCTGATGGAGAAGCTTAAAAAAGCTTCACTTGATCCAATTGATTTGACACATAATGAAGTAGCAAAACTTCATTTAAGACATTTAGTTGGGGGCCATGCTCCAGAAGCTAAAAATGAGGTCATTTATAGATTTGAATTTCCTGAAAAACCGGGTGCACTATTAAATTTTCTTGAACATATGGGCCATTGGAATATAAGTTTATTTCATTACAGAAACCATGGTTCCGATATTGGAAGAGTGTTAGTGGGTATGCAGGTTGATAAAGAAAGCAAAGAGGAATTTTTAGAATTTTTAGAAAAACTCGGTTATACCTATATTAATGAAACCAATAATGAAGCTTATAAAATATTTTTAGGAAAAAATCACTTTTAA
- the metK gene encoding methionine adenosyltransferase: MKKYLFTSESVSEGHPDKVADLISDAILDAILEQDPVARVAAETLTSTNLVVLGGEITTTAKVDYEQVARDTLEFIGYNNIDYGIDYKTCEVQIKYGIQSPDIAQGVDGAFDDPLDQGAGDQGLMFGFASNESDQFMPLPIHLAHRLVESQSFIRKKGILSWLRPDAKSQVTMQYKDGKPERIDTIVLSTQHAPEIPLKDLREAVIEEIIKPVLPKDLIKGEINYLINPTGRFVIGGPQGDCGLTGRKIIVDTYGGAAPHGGGAFSGKDPTKVDRSAAYAARYVAKNIVASGLADKCLVQVSYAIGVAKPTSIMVDSFGTAKLSDEELSKIVMENFDLRPKGIVNMLDLLRPIYRKTAAYGHFGRTEPEFSWEKIDKKI, translated from the coding sequence ATGAAAAAGTATCTTTTTACATCTGAATCTGTTTCGGAAGGTCATCCTGATAAAGTTGCTGATTTAATATCTGATGCTATTTTAGATGCAATTTTAGAACAAGACCCTGTTGCTAGAGTAGCAGCGGAAACGCTTACAAGTACAAATTTGGTTGTGCTTGGTGGAGAAATTACAACAACAGCAAAAGTCGATTATGAGCAAGTTGCCCGAGATACTCTTGAATTCATTGGCTATAATAATATCGATTATGGAATCGATTATAAAACTTGTGAAGTGCAAATAAAGTATGGTATTCAATCGCCTGATATTGCTCAAGGTGTAGATGGAGCATTTGATGATCCATTGGATCAAGGTGCTGGCGATCAAGGTCTGATGTTTGGTTTTGCAAGCAACGAGTCTGATCAGTTTATGCCACTGCCTATTCATCTCGCACATCGCTTAGTAGAGAGCCAGTCTTTTATAAGGAAAAAAGGTATTTTAAGTTGGTTAAGACCAGATGCTAAATCACAAGTAACGATGCAATATAAAGATGGAAAACCAGAGAGAATAGATACGATTGTGCTATCAACACAACATGCACCAGAAATTCCTTTAAAGGACTTAAGGGAAGCGGTAATTGAAGAAATTATAAAACCAGTACTCCCTAAAGATCTCATTAAAGGAGAAATTAATTATTTAATCAACCCTACAGGTAGATTTGTTATTGGTGGACCTCAGGGTGATTGCGGACTGACGGGTAGAAAAATTATAGTTGATACTTATGGAGGTGCTGCGCCGCATGGTGGAGGAGCATTTTCAGGAAAAGATCCAACAAAAGTCGATCGATCAGCAGCTTATGCTGCAAGATATGTTGCAAAAAATATCGTTGCTTCTGGCTTAGCTGATAAATGTTTAGTTCAGGTTTCATATGCTATTGGTGTTGCTAAACCAACATCAATCATGGTCGATAGTTTTGGTACAGCAAAACTATCTGATGAAGAGCTTTCAAAAATTGTTATGGAAAATTTCGACCTTCGACCAAAAGGTATTGTGAATATGCTTGATCTTCTAAGGCCCATTTATAGAAAAACGGCCGCTTATGGCCATTTTGGCAGAACAGAACCCGAATTTTCATGGGAAAAGATCGATAAAAAGATTTAA
- the phoU gene encoding phosphate signaling complex protein PhoU, translated as MASEHIYKQFDSDLGDIRTKVLEMGTIVEEQISNSVLSMVESDTKLAGEVIARDTEVNSLESVINEDISLIIAKRSPTAGDLRNVLMMFRIITDLERIGDEAAKIAKATIRIFESDRMSKPRFKEIKSIAANVQSMLKSSLNAFARLDTEDTINVLKKDEEVDDDYRSFMRQLVTFMLEDPRTISMSLEMIFVTKSLERIGDHAKNISEGVIYTVSGEDVRHEPIEKIIKTLNS; from the coding sequence ATGGCCTCAGAACACATATATAAACAGTTTGACTCAGATCTCGGAGACATCAGAACCAAGGTTCTTGAGATGGGCACCATTGTTGAGGAACAAATAAGTAATAGCGTTCTTTCAATGGTTGAGTCTGATACGAAATTAGCTGGGGAAGTCATTGCTCGTGATACTGAAGTCAACTCACTTGAATCTGTCATTAATGAAGATATTTCATTGATTATTGCTAAAAGATCTCCCACAGCCGGTGATTTAAGAAATGTATTAATGATGTTCAGAATTATTACTGACTTAGAGAGAATCGGAGATGAGGCAGCAAAAATTGCTAAGGCGACTATCAGGATTTTTGAGAGTGACCGAATGAGTAAACCTAGATTTAAAGAAATTAAAAGTATCGCTGCTAATGTTCAAAGCATGCTCAAATCATCTTTAAATGCCTTTGCTAGATTAGACACAGAAGATACCATCAATGTCCTAAAGAAAGATGAAGAAGTCGATGATGACTATCGATCTTTTATGCGACAACTGGTTACTTTCATGCTCGAAGATCCAAGAACAATCTCAATGTCCTTGGAAATGATATTTGTAACCAAATCGCTTGAAAGAATAGGAGATCACGCAAAAAATATCTCGGAAGGCGTTATTTATACAGTGAGTGGCGAAGACGTTCGACACGAACCCATTGAAAAAATTATTAAGACACTAAATTCCTAA
- a CDS encoding EVE domain-containing protein yields the protein MRYWLMKSEPSVFTVEDLEKSPHQTVKWIPTKGIRNYQARNFMRDDMSLGDLAFFYQSNCDTPGIVGIMKISKLAYPDPLQFIEGHKYFDPKSSMDKPRWLNVDVTLVKKVPLIELKHLREFSELESMLILRKGNRLSITPVSENEWEFINKQIN from the coding sequence ATGCGCTACTGGTTAATGAAATCAGAACCTTCAGTTTTTACTGTAGAAGATTTAGAAAAAAGTCCTCATCAAACTGTCAAGTGGATTCCAACGAAGGGAATAAGAAACTACCAGGCTAGAAATTTTATGAGAGATGATATGTCTTTGGGTGATCTTGCTTTTTTTTACCAATCAAACTGTGATACGCCAGGCATAGTTGGAATAATGAAGATTTCTAAACTTGCTTACCCTGATCCTCTTCAATTTATTGAAGGGCATAAATATTTTGATCCTAAATCATCAATGGATAAACCAAGATGGTTAAATGTAGACGTCACTTTAGTAAAAAAAGTACCTCTTATTGAGCTTAAGCATTTAAGAGAATTTTCTGAACTTGAAAGTATGTTGATACTAAGAAAGGGCAACCGACTTTCGATTACCCCTGTATCAGAAAATGAATGGGAATTTATAAATAAGCAAATTAATTAG
- the xerC gene encoding tyrosine recombinase XerC: MDDIKLLQAYKDFISFERRLSDHTVKNYFRDIDMLIQHNKGISLEELKSNNIRNSIASLHARGLSSNSLSRILSSWKGLFVFLVDQYHFKHNPVLEIKAPKKIKKLPQTLSVDQTIKLVNIAGDDFISLRDHAILELFYSSGLRLSELVNLKIEDINFSDEIISVLGKGKKVRIVPIGKEAIQALRKWIKSRSQLKNVANNSVLFLTTQTKQLTQRAVQYRLKFWAKKQGISENIHPHLLRHSFASHLLQSSQDLRAVQELLGHENISSTQIYTHLDFQHLAKTYDQAHPRAKKNKK, translated from the coding sequence ATGGATGATATAAAACTCCTTCAAGCTTATAAAGATTTCATATCATTCGAAAGAAGATTAAGTGATCACACAGTTAAAAACTACTTTAGAGATATCGATATGTTGATTCAACATAATAAAGGCATATCACTTGAGGAATTAAAATCAAATAATATTAGAAATAGCATTGCATCACTTCATGCAAGAGGGCTCAGTAGTAATTCATTATCAAGAATTCTATCGTCCTGGAAAGGTCTATTTGTTTTCCTGGTTGATCAATATCATTTTAAGCATAATCCCGTTTTGGAAATTAAAGCGCCTAAAAAAATTAAAAAATTACCTCAGACACTTTCTGTCGACCAAACTATAAAGTTAGTCAATATTGCTGGGGATGATTTTATTTCTTTGAGAGATCATGCCATTTTAGAGCTGTTTTATTCTTCAGGATTAAGGCTATCTGAATTGGTTAACTTAAAGATAGAGGATATAAATTTTTCGGATGAGATTATTTCGGTTTTAGGGAAAGGTAAGAAGGTGCGTATTGTCCCTATAGGTAAAGAAGCCATACAAGCTCTCAGAAAATGGATTAAAAGTAGATCTCAACTTAAAAACGTAGCTAATAATTCAGTTCTTTTTTTAACTACCCAAACAAAACAGCTCACTCAAAGGGCAGTTCAATATCGTTTAAAATTTTGGGCAAAAAAACAGGGAATATCTGAAAATATTCATCCACATTTACTTCGACATAGTTTTGCCTCACATTTATTACAATCAAGCCAAGATTTAAGAGCTGTTCAGGAGTTATTAGGTCACGAAAATATTAGTTCAACGCAAATTTATACTCACTTAGATTTTCAGCATTTAGCAAAAACCTATGACCAAGCACACCCACGTGCAAAAAAAAATAAAAAGTGA
- the rpiA gene encoding ribose-5-phosphate isomerase RpiA — protein sequence MALTQDQLKKQVADAAIEHVKSGIIGVGTGSTANFFIDALGEIKNKIEGAVASSKSTADRLEAHGIEVFDLNSVNNIDIYVDGADEITEHMHMLKGGGGALTREKIVAANSKTFICICDESKYVPTLGKFPLPVEVLPMARSYVARELTKLGGQPQLRDFTTDNGNVILDVHGLTIKDPIDMEAQINQIVGVVTNGLFAKRPANILLLGTSDGVKTYAKN from the coding sequence ATGGCTTTAACACAGGATCAATTAAAGAAACAAGTTGCGGATGCAGCAATTGAGCATGTCAAATCAGGAATTATTGGCGTTGGTACAGGATCGACGGCCAATTTTTTTATCGATGCACTTGGCGAAATTAAAAACAAAATCGAAGGGGCTGTCGCTAGCAGTAAATCAACGGCTGATAGACTTGAGGCTCATGGTATCGAGGTATTCGACTTAAACAGTGTGAACAATATCGATATATACGTGGATGGTGCAGATGAAATTACCGAGCATATGCATATGTTAAAAGGTGGTGGTGGTGCGTTAACAAGAGAAAAAATTGTTGCCGCTAATTCAAAAACATTTATTTGTATATGTGATGAAAGCAAATATGTTCCGACCTTAGGTAAGTTTCCTTTGCCTGTTGAGGTGTTGCCTATGGCAAGAAGTTATGTCGCTCGAGAGCTGACTAAACTAGGGGGGCAGCCGCAACTGAGGGATTTTACAACAGATAATGGAAATGTCATTTTAGATGTACATGGATTAACTATTAAAGACCCTATTGATATGGAAGCACAGATCAATCAAATTGTAGGTGTCGTCACTAATGGTTTATTTGCTAAGCGACCTGCAAATATTTTATTGCTTGGGACGAGCGATGGAGTTAAAACATACGCAAAAAACTAG
- the ahcY gene encoding adenosylhomocysteinase, translating to MNTVTEAKIKDYVISDIKLAKFGRQEIAIAETEMPGLTAIRDEYAASQPLKGALISGSLHMTIQTAVLIETLIALGAEVRWASCNIYSTQDHAAAAIAEGGTPVFAFKGESLDEYWEFTHRIFEWEDRKFSNMILDDGGDATLLLHLGVKAEKDISVLNNPTSEEEICLFSAIKGKLKTNPTWYSERIGHIKGVTEETTTGVMRLYQMFRDDELSFPAINVNDSVTKSKFDNLYGCRESLVDAIKRATDVMVAGKIAVVAGYGDVGKGSAQALRALSAQVWVTEIDPICALQAAMEGYRVVTMDYAAEHADIFVSATGNYHVITHEHMKKMKDQAIVCNIGHFDNEIDVESLSNYEWEEIKPQVDHIIFPDKKRIILLAQGRLVNLGCGTGHPSYVMGSSFANQTIAQIELFTQPEKYPLGVYTLPKHLDEKVAVLQLKNLNAELTKLTPEQAKYIDVDVTGPFKPDTYRY from the coding sequence ATGAATACAGTGACTGAAGCTAAAATCAAAGATTACGTAATATCAGATATCAAGCTAGCTAAGTTTGGAAGGCAAGAAATTGCAATTGCCGAAACAGAAATGCCAGGTTTAACAGCGATTAGGGATGAATATGCGGCAAGCCAGCCTTTAAAAGGTGCGCTAATTAGTGGTTCCTTACACATGACAATTCAAACAGCTGTTCTTATCGAAACGCTTATTGCATTAGGTGCAGAAGTTAGATGGGCATCATGCAACATATATTCAACTCAAGATCATGCTGCGGCTGCGATTGCAGAAGGTGGAACGCCTGTTTTTGCTTTTAAAGGCGAAAGTCTCGATGAATATTGGGAATTTACACATCGCATTTTTGAATGGGAAGATAGAAAATTTTCCAATATGATTTTAGATGATGGTGGTGATGCTACTCTTCTGCTTCATTTAGGCGTTAAGGCTGAAAAAGATATTTCAGTGCTAAATAATCCAACCTCTGAAGAAGAAATATGTTTGTTCTCGGCGATAAAAGGAAAATTAAAAACAAATCCCACATGGTATTCAGAAAGAATTGGTCACATTAAGGGAGTTACTGAGGAAACTACAACTGGAGTCATGAGGCTTTATCAAATGTTCCGGGATGACGAGTTAAGTTTTCCTGCAATTAATGTAAACGACTCAGTTACTAAATCGAAATTTGATAATCTTTATGGCTGTCGTGAATCATTAGTTGATGCAATTAAAAGAGCTACTGACGTTATGGTGGCAGGAAAAATTGCAGTCGTTGCTGGTTATGGAGATGTCGGTAAGGGTTCTGCTCAAGCGCTAAGGGCACTATCTGCACAAGTATGGGTAACAGAAATTGATCCTATTTGCGCCTTACAGGCGGCAATGGAAGGATATCGAGTTGTTACGATGGATTATGCTGCTGAACATGCAGATATTTTTGTGAGTGCAACAGGAAATTACCATGTGATCACACATGAGCACATGAAGAAAATGAAAGATCAAGCGATAGTTTGTAATATTGGACACTTTGATAACGAAATTGATGTTGAATCATTATCAAATTACGAGTGGGAGGAAATTAAACCGCAAGTTGATCATATTATCTTCCCAGATAAAAAAAGAATAATCCTCCTTGCTCAAGGTCGATTAGTTAATCTAGGTTGTGGGACAGGGCACCCAAGTTATGTTATGGGTTCATCATTTGCTAATCAAACCATTGCTCAGATTGAATTATTTACTCAGCCAGAAAAATATCCTCTGGGTGTTTACACATTACCTAAGCATTTGGATGAAAAAGTAGCGGTTCTTCAATTAAAAAACTTAAATGCTGAGTTAACAAAGCTTACACCTGAACAGGCAAAGTATATTGATGTTGACGTTACGGGCCCTTTTAAACCAGA
- a CDS encoding DUF2237 domain-containing protein: MVKKNVLGKKLEVCSLEPLTGYFRDGSCTHCETDSGQHTLCAEMTDEFLQFSKEKGNDLITPRPEFNFPGLKAGDRWCLCASRWLESADAGSAPAVILEATNEKALDVMELSDLKYHAKL; encoded by the coding sequence ATGGTAAAAAAAAATGTTTTGGGGAAAAAATTAGAAGTTTGCAGTTTAGAACCGCTTACAGGTTATTTTAGGGACGGGAGTTGCACCCACTGTGAGACTGATAGTGGACAACATACTTTATGCGCTGAGATGACTGACGAGTTTTTACAATTTTCAAAAGAAAAAGGAAATGACCTAATAACTCCTAGGCCAGAATTTAATTTCCCTGGCTTAAAAGCTGGAGATAGATGGTGTTTATGTGCAAGTAGATGGCTTGAATCTGCCGATGCTGGAAGTGCACCAGCGGTTATACTAGAAGCCACTAACGAAAAAGCTTTGGATGTGATGGAGTTAAGTGACCTAAAATATCATGCGAAATTATGA
- the dapF gene encoding diaminopimelate epimerase, translated as MKFTKMQGTGNDFIVVDQIDEQFNLSKSLIRKLSDRYFGIGFDQLLIIEKSDFHDADFKYRIFNSDGGEVEQCGNGARCFYKYIKYYGLSANSTIKVETLSGITSLSQDNEGLVKVDMGLPDIRTTINRHGVNYDHVLIGNPHAVINLADNNISEKDYQDVANDIQSTWKDGINVGFMSIIDKNSIKLRVFERGSGFTMACGSGACAASAVAISKNKLEMPITVNMDGGVVQIDWDMKNTMTLSGSAEISFEGEVNLNAYA; from the coding sequence ATGAAATTTACAAAAATGCAAGGTACAGGAAATGACTTTATAGTTGTTGACCAGATTGATGAGCAATTTAACTTATCAAAATCATTAATTAGAAAGCTATCTGACAGATACTTTGGAATTGGATTTGACCAACTACTTATAATTGAAAAAAGTGATTTCCATGATGCTGATTTTAAATATCGTATCTTTAATTCTGATGGAGGTGAGGTTGAGCAATGTGGTAATGGTGCGCGTTGTTTTTATAAATATATAAAATATTATGGATTATCTGCTAATTCAACAATAAAAGTTGAGACGCTGTCAGGCATCACATCACTTTCACAAGATAATGAAGGTTTAGTTAAAGTTGATATGGGATTACCTGATATCAGAACAACAATTAATAGGCATGGAGTTAATTATGATCATGTCTTAATTGGCAATCCCCATGCTGTCATAAATTTGGCAGATAATAATATTTCAGAAAAAGATTATCAAGATGTTGCTAATGATATCCAAAGCACTTGGAAGGATGGAATTAATGTAGGCTTTATGTCTATCATAGATAAAAACTCAATAAAGCTTAGGGTTTTCGAAAGGGGTAGTGGCTTCACTATGGCCTGTGGATCTGGTGCTTGTGCTGCTTCCGCTGTTGCTATTTCAAAAAATAAATTAGAGATGCCTATCACTGTAAACATGGATGGTGGAGTGGTTCAGATTGATTGGGATATGAAAAATACAATGACTTTAAGTGGTTCAGCTGAAATAAGCTTCGAAGGAGAAGTCAACCTAAATGCATATGCTTAA